Genomic DNA from Theileria equi strain WA chromosome 4 map unlocalized gcontig_1105316255033, whole genome shotgun sequence:
TACGGATCGAGTAAATGGAAGAGAATGAGAGTCGTGCTTTCCCACGGGAATGAGTTACAAAATCCACTCATGGGGGCCTATCAGGAAGAGAACCTCCCTTCTTTACTCCCAATATGCTTTTGcatattttctggaaagAGCATAACTCCTAAAAATCAGGAAGTAGGAAGGGGAGTACTctaaaaataatggaatCCTTTAGAGATGTCGATACGTTTTAAATTATATAATAGAGAAATGTGGAGATAAACTGCCAGAACATACAGGAATGTCTAGTTTATAACTTAAACTTTTGTATTTACTAATTTGCGACTATAAACGTGGAAATTGTCTCACAAAATTATCACAGGTATTTGTCTGCCAAGTCTTCCTTTAGTAAATTCTGTAGACTTGCTTATAGCAAAGTTTTGCATTTAAACCTAGAATTTGGTTATTCtataatttttgttttgGAAGGATTAAAGTGTAATTTTCCTGAAAACTGGATAGGCATCAATAGAGCCCCAAAGGAAACCCTTTTACTTTTATTCTATGGGATCAATACTTCCACAAATTGCCATAAACTCTAAAAGCAACATAAGTTCATAAATAATGAAACATATAAGATTTAGCctatttcatctttataatctGTCGATTAATTTCTGAAGGCATCTAAACCTGATCATTCTTCATCTAGCTAGTTTTGTTTAGAGCCAGATAAAAGCTTTTCACTTAGACCTTCTTCTGTGTTTATATTATCgtcatcatcctcttccCCGGAATAATACCCAGAAGCCTTTTGTAGATCTTCATCAGCGTATTCATGAGCTGTGGCTTCATTTAACAATTCCACCATCTTTTCCTCAAATTCGGATCCTAGAATATGAATCCAACCATAATCTTCACGCATGCAATATATAGCATTCAAAGCACTGGAATCACTGAATATAAGCTGAATCAGACGAGGTTTTCCCTTTTCTAACATTGTGACAGCTGAAGTACAATACTCTCCATATTCTGAGGCCCTCCAGAGATCTTCATCACCAAATCTTACTTCTGAGGCATAATTAGAAATCTGAGGTATGTGAATGCGACAAGGCAAATTTCCAGTATGATAATCTGCTACGACACATTTTTCAGTATCCTTTTCCAATGAGAGATCCAAGGAAAATGAATCCGTGGAACGAGGGAATTCCTTCAAATCAACAAGGGTTTTGTCACGTTTTAGATGGGTAAACAGCAAACGAGAGAAGAATCCAGTTTTCCAGGCTTCATCACTTCTGTGTATTTCTACCCATGGCCTTTTTAGACACGTCTTTGAATCCATCGGTGAGATATGGATCACTACCGGTCTTGTACCCCTGAGACGAACTATTATCATACGGCATTCTTCCCCCCTTTTAGCACTCCAGAGTTTTGTAGAACCATCAGTTATGGTTGTAATTGGAATACTCTTAGGAAAGAAAAACCTTGTAGGGATATCATCATAGTAACAATCAAGGGCCTTAACAAGGGCctcatcatattttgaaaTGTTTAATTCCACACAATTTACCAAGTTAATATGGTAAATGACAATTGCGTAAATAAATGTCTTTAGAGTTGAGGTTTTCATTGTTTATACAAGTTGATAATGTACACATGGAGTATagaatggaatatataAACTAGTATACAACTTCTGAAGGTTTaaatttgcgatttatTTATTGTTGTTGAGAGAAATAAATTGAGTGTCAAGTTAAAATTGGCGGGTAGACGGGGTTTCTCGTATAGGGGCATTTTAGCATACCTTTTGTGGAGACCAGTATCGCAATAATGGACAAAAGgttttaaaatatacatattACATTATTTTTACAGGAATTTATAGAGATGGGATGGTCTAATTTAGTTTTTAGGTACCCTTATTGGCTCAAGAGCGGGCCAGATTTGGAATCTCCATAATATACTCATGGTGATTTATATCCTTGCACAAAAATTATCCGAGAATGGCTATACCATAAGGTGTAAgtattccaagtatttcTCAAATATTCCCCCGAAAacatctgcatgcagaggTTTGTTACCTAGGGTGATGTCTTACTCCTTGCCATGTTGAGAGTATTATGGGCCATTATTCTCAGCTATTAAGTTTCAATGGCGTACATTATATTATTATCTATCCCTGCAATATTACTAGTACCAGTATAAGACTTTATAATGAGAGATATCTGGGGTCTTGAACTAGACAATTTACAGCGGCATTATACCAAGTTTAGCATTAACCTGGAACCGTAAAGAAAAAGCATAGTTTAAAGATCTTCTGAAATAAATATTTAAACTCTGAAAAATGAGTTAACACGTACGATTGCGCCTATAAAGGCCAATTTTGTTCGACAACTCGGAGCGTTACTATGCTCCAATTCCTCCGAATTTATAGCATAAACAAGAGCCATCACACAAGTAGACCCATATAGTGAAGGAAGATGACTGTGAACCACCAATACAATCCCCAGAGTCTGCAATGATAACGACTAGACAGTACCAGACCGCCTGGCTACACCCTGCATATCCCGCGTAGATTCACAGGTACTACAACCCATGCCATGGCTATGTACAGAAATAGGCAGGACCAAAGACGTGGAAGGTAAAGGCCCGGTGTAAAGGGATGTCTTGTTGGAGATTTCGGGAAACGGAGGCCGACCGAATGCGACACTGAGGAAAATtcacatttaaaattctcCGCATGGGGATTTTTCTCGGTACTTGCAGCACAAGTCGTTATTCTCAACCATTTCAGAGTCCATTAACTCTGCAGTCACTTTCAAGTGGCTAAAAAATTCATGAATTTTTCCATCGTATGACTCTATAAATATTCATCTGAAAAGTtgctacacatttgtgTAAATGCCCAAAGTAAAGCGTTTAGGGAGGCACATTGAATGCCCCCGGAAGACTCGAGTCCCCATGGAAGACCAGGGATTCCGCGAAAATCACCGGAAAAGTTCCTTCACAGACTATGGATATACACGAATACTTTAGGAGGATCGGATTCGATGGCTCCAAAGCAAAGGTGGATCTGGAAACTCTAACGAGGATCCTCCAATGTCAACTCAGAACAGTTCCATTTGAAAATTTCACAATTCACCTCGGTGAACGCATGAAAATGGATTTGGAGACAGTTTATGATCTTGttgtgaagaagaatcGCGGTGGCTGGTGCCTTCAGGTCAATAATCTTCTTGCCTGGGCTCTTACCGAGATGGGCTTCCAGGTCACATTGCTAGGGGGACACGTTTACAACACTACCTCTGAAAAGTACAATGACTACATGTCTCATCTCGTGCTAACGGTGCCTGTAAATGGCAAAGAATACTTGGTTGACGCTGGCTTTGGATTCTCGGCTCAGACATGGGAACCCATGGAGTTGGTTTCTGGCAAAGAACACCGCCAGGGACCGTCAGTGTTCCGTTTAATTGAAGATGATGGGCTCTGGCATGTCGAACAAAGCAAAAGGGAAAGAAGGTTCACTAAAAATGGAGTTGTGACCTCCAAACCCGCACAAGGTTTTGTCAAAGTCTTCAACTTCACCCTAAAACCAAGGACCACGGATAATTTTGTATACATTAATGACTTCCTTCAAGACTATAATGATGATATATTTGCAACAAACTCCCTCTGCTCCTTACAAACTGAAGATGGCGTAGAAACTTTGGTTGGTCATACACTTACCTGCGTAAAATACGATCAAAACGGCGTAGATTTGATAGATATTAAAAGGTTGACCGATGAAGAAGTTTACACAGAGTTAAAATGCAGATTCAAACTTCATCTGGAAAAACCATTTAAaccaaagaagaaagatgaagaagacaTACTTATTTAGATTtagacattttaaatcGAAGCTTGGAACTAAAAGGGAATAAATTTAAACAGAGTTAGAATCGCATTATGTAAAAATTTATAGGCATTTATTTAAAAGCATGTACGCAGTGATTTTGGGTTTTATCTATATTAGGGATTAGACCTTTCTAACCATGAAATTAGTGGCACattctgtaaaatataattcAAAAAATGATTACATAATCGACACAGATGTATATCTGTGCTAGAATTTGTTGGTCTATTTCTCATCGACAAGACTATTCTTTAAGTTGTATAATTTAAGTATGATAGTAACATCTTACTGAATctaaaatttaaaattttgaataatTTGGTATTTGTATTTCAAGCTGTCAGATTCGTGATAGGTTTTTATGAGGAGGACTTGGATTTATATTATTCAAAATTCATATTAAGCATAAAATATTTACCGGCAATGGTGGATATTTTGTTGGATGCAATTTTAAAGAGAGCATTTACTGGAATAGAATCACTTCCGTAAGACAGTATATTTGTTTTAACCACATCCaaataattttaattcatCACCTTGTACCATATAATATTCTCATTCCTTTTAATTTTAAGCAAAAGATGATACTTTGGATACCTGGACtataaaaaggaagatatCTGCTCATCCTTTCCGAATAGACCCTAAGAATTCCTAATAATCATTTATTTGTAATTCTTTAACATCCAGAATCTGGAACCCCTTTTATAATGTCAACATAAATGGTACAACCCGGATCATTCATAAattcattcttctataCTAAAACGTCAAGATCATTACTGTAATCAGGTTTATAACAATATTCACCATATCTAAGGGAAATATCTATAGGAACCGTATTGTAGGTGTAGACAATCCCTTTAGAATTTCCAAGATAATTGGTAGTGCTGACAAGGATGAAGTGGAGATATCTAAAACAAAGATTTATCGCCATATTTTTGAGTATAAACAAGCCAAAAACCATATGCCTATCAATCTTCCTTAGTAACTCAACAcgggaagaagaatgaacGGATGGCTTACGGTTATATATCACGAGCTAGTCTACGGTAAGATTTCATCTCAGTCCTTTAGACTATAAAACAAGTTAATATGGTTGATGTTTGGCGCTGGGATGGGGAATTATAtcttttattcttcttccttaccCCATGCATTCtgtctattcttcatcttACTAACAAAAGTCAATCGCTATAAGGTAACCTGAAAAATGAATGTTTTAGGGGTTTTACATCTAGTTCTATTAGTTAGATCTTGCGTAGCTACCTTAACAGACTCGCAGGTTGAGGGAGGAGATGGAGGAACGAAAACAACCGCTAAACCCACCAAAGAACTCGTAGTTCCAATTACCCTAGATTTGGCTGAGGTGAATACAAATTCTGTTGATGTTCCAGATACTACTACGAAGGATGGCATAAATACAACCTACTACTACCCAAAGGGAAAGTtttattttgaaaagataGTGGATGGAACCAGGACAGTATGGGAGTCTACTAAAGAGAAATGTTCTCCAGCGTACACTATCTCAAAGGGTAACGTAACATTTCTTGCTCTCTTGCTAAAGAAGTCTGATGATGAGACCGATTTAATATACTAcgaaaagaagaatctagGGTGGAAGCTTGTCGAGAAGACAAAGagtgaaaatataatagaGGAACTAAAGAGGCAGCCTGAGCAACCAGCTGTAAAAACCATCGACTTGGATCTTTCAGATGTTGATTCTACAGCATTCTctgtagaagaatctgaggaGGATAAGGTTCCTCTTAAGAAATTTGCCGTTAAAACTGATCATCACTTGAATGAGATAAACTATGGAGATTCTGAACTTTGGAAATCCGATTCTCCGGACAAACATTGTACACTTGCTACGGTATACtttgaggaagagaatccTATGTTGCTATCCCTAACACTTAACCAAGGATTTGTTTATCTGCAAAAGAATGGTactgaatggaagagtatttCTCAAGGTGACTGTGATGTTGCATTGGTTAAGATAAAGGAACTGGCTTCCTTACCAAAACCCAAGATAGTAGAGCTCAACGTTAATGATATAGACGATAGTGCCTTTACGGTTAAGGAGGAAACCGTTGAGGGACTACCTCTAAAGACTgttactccaaaggaaggtGTTCTCGTATCCTctgttatggatggagagaaggaaGTCTGGAAGGGTGTGGATAAGGAGCATGCTCTATCAGTATTAGTATactatgatggagaatctccTGCATCAGTAGttgtaaactttgtaaaggcTGATGGGAAGAAGCCTTGGAGGTACCATCATAAGCAGGGTGATGGATGGGAGGGAGTAAATAAAGAAGACCATGAAAAGTTCTTGGAGGAGCTCAAGAAGGAAGTTCTTCAGTCAGCTGAACAGCTTTCTAATCTCCCATCTTCGGATCCAAACACCCTGGACATTACTAAATTGGACAGTTCCAAATTTAGTTCCTTTGAGTACATATATGATGATAACCTAACCCAACTAATTGCTCCAAATAAGGATACTACTGTTACAAGGTTAATGaatgataaggaagaagtgTGGACTCctggagagaatgaagaatttgGCTACGCAAGAGTCTATCTAGATGAGAACAGGGAGCCAAGAGTCATCAATGTTGCAAGTATAATTTCTTCTAAGATAGAATACAACTACTTTGTGAAGAATGGAACCAAATGGGAACACACAACAGAGTGTGCTGAAAAAACAAAGCTAAAGGTAAAGGTG
This window encodes:
- a CDS encoding hypothetical protein (encoded by transcript BEWA_013770A) gives rise to the protein MKTSTLKTFIYAIVIYHINLVNCVELNISKYDEALVKALDCYYDDIPTRFFFPKSIPITTITDGSTKLWSAKRGEECRMIIVRLRGTRPVVIHISPMDSKTCLKRPWVEIHRSDEAWKTGFFSRLLFTHLKRDKTLVDLKEFPRSTDSFSLDLSLEKDTEKCVVADYHTGNLPCRIHIPQISNYASEVRFGDEDLWRASEYGEYCTSAVTMLEKGKPRLIQLIFSDSSALNAIYCMREDYGWIHILGSEFEEKMVELLNEATAHEYADEDLQKASGYYSGEEDDDDNINTEEGLSEKLLSGSKQN
- a CDS encoding N-acetyltransferase family member protein (encoded by transcript BEWA_013780A) is translated as MDIHEYFRRIGFDGSKAKVDLETLTRILQCQLRTVPFENFTIHLGERMKMDLETVYDLVVKKNRGGWCLQVNNLLAWALTEMGFQVTLLGGHVYNTTSEKYNDYMSHLVLTVPVNGKEYLVDAGFGFSAQTWEPMELVSGKEHRQGPSVFRLIEDDGLWHVEQSKRERRFTKNGVVTSKPAQGFVKVFNFTLKPRTTDNFVYINDFLQDYNDDIFATNSLCSLQTEDGVETLVGHTLTCVKYDQNGVDLIDIKRLTDEEVYTELKCRFKLHLEKPFKPKKKDEEDILI
- a CDS encoding conserved hypothetical protein (encoded by transcript BEWA_013790A): MNVLGVLHLVLLVRSCVATLTDSQVEGGDGGTKTTAKPTKELVVPITLDLAEVNTNSVDVPDTTTKDGINTTYYYPKGKFYFEKIVDGTRTVWESTKEKCSPAYTISKGNVTFLALLLKKSDDETDLIYYEKKNLGWKLVEKTKSENIIEELKRQPEQPAVKTIDLDLSDVDSTAFSVEESEEDKVPLKKFAVKTDHHLNEINYGDSELWKSDSPDKHCTLATVYFEEENPMLLSLTLNQGFVYLQKNGTEWKSISQGDCDVALVKIKELASLPKPKIVELNVNDIDDSAFTVKEETVEGLPLKTVTPKEGVLVSSVMDGEKEVWKGVDKEHALSVLVYYDGESPASVVVNFVKADGKKPWRYHHKQGDGWEGVNKEDHEKFLEELKKEVLQSAEQLSNLPSSDPNTLDITKLDSSKFSSFEYIYDDNLTQLIAPNKDTTVTRLMNDKEEVWTPGENEEFGYARVYLDENREPRVINVASIISSKIEYNYFVKNGTKWEHTTECAEKTKLKVKVEKSDTPIDLAKTEDTDKCRVVNVELLNAPTRFHLPTPEYHSNNVKSGNKNIWTATGDERCMACAIYSKNGVSLLSLFIRAENELHHKYFEKSGKEWKDLTHEVFFKKYKEMRNA